A window from Nitrospirota bacterium encodes these proteins:
- a CDS encoding PAS domain S-box protein, whose protein sequence is MTESSSSLQQPDFRALFESAPGSYLVLTPTLTIVAVSDAYLRATMTKREEILGRHLFDVFPDNPDDPTATGVSNLRASLTRVLQNRAADAMAVQKYDIRRPESEGGGFEERYWSPVNSPVFDENGEVAYIIHRVEDLTEFIRLKQTEHEQHRITERLRTRAVEMEAEIFRRAQQIQEVNRQLRAELAARKKAEEALQKAVEEIRDLYNNAPCGYHSLDQDGTFVAINDMELAWLGYTREEVIGKKTFSDFLTPESLERFRLNFPAFKERGWVRDLEFELIRKDGTILPVLLSATAIRDADGKYIASRTTIFDITDRKRAEEALRRAHDELERRVQERTAELAKKNRDLETLLYVTSHDLREPLRSIENFSHMVHDRYADRLDETGQDFLRRVVRGAKRMDQLLADILALSRAQRMETPAEEVDGNTIVREVLRRLDHVIKETGATMRVAPDLPRLRVNATWVTHGVYNLVANALKFTRAGEAPDIEIASYQPKPDEKVVGIVVRDRGPGVAPEHAERIFQLFQRAVGREVEGTGAGLAIVRQVAERHGGRAWVQPREGGGSEFILTFGTPG, encoded by the coding sequence ATGACCGAGTCTTCATCTTCTCTCCAGCAGCCTGATTTCCGGGCCCTATTCGAGTCCGCGCCGGGGTCGTACCTCGTTTTGACGCCCACCTTGACGATCGTGGCCGTGAGCGACGCGTATCTGCGCGCGACGATGACGAAGCGGGAGGAGATTCTGGGACGACACCTGTTCGACGTCTTTCCGGACAATCCCGATGACCCGACCGCAACCGGTGTCTCAAATCTGCGGGCGTCTCTGACCCGGGTGTTGCAGAATCGAGCGGCGGACGCCATGGCTGTGCAGAAATACGACATCCGCCGGCCAGAATCCGAAGGAGGCGGATTTGAGGAGCGCTATTGGAGTCCCGTCAATTCTCCGGTTTTCGATGAGAACGGTGAAGTGGCCTATATCATCCACCGCGTCGAGGATCTCACGGAGTTCATCCGCCTCAAGCAGACAGAACATGAACAACACCGGATTACCGAGCGACTGCGGACACGCGCGGTTGAAATGGAGGCCGAGATTTTTCGGCGGGCGCAGCAGATCCAGGAGGTCAACCGTCAGCTCCGAGCCGAGTTGGCGGCGCGCAAGAAGGCGGAAGAGGCGCTGCAAAAAGCCGTCGAAGAGATCCGCGACCTGTACAATAACGCGCCCTGCGGCTACCACTCGTTGGACCAAGACGGCACATTCGTCGCCATCAATGACATGGAACTGGCCTGGCTCGGGTACACCCGCGAGGAGGTCATCGGAAAAAAGACATTTTCGGACTTTCTGACACCGGAAAGCCTCGAGCGCTTCCGGCTCAATTTTCCGGCTTTCAAAGAGCGGGGATGGGTACGCGACCTGGAGTTCGAGTTGATTCGGAAGGACGGGACGATCCTGCCGGTCCTCTTGAGTGCGACGGCAATCAGGGATGCCGATGGCAAGTATATCGCAAGTCGTACGACGATCTTCGACATCACCGACCGCAAGCGCGCGGAAGAGGCGCTGCGTCGCGCACATGACGAACTGGAGCGGCGCGTGCAGGAGCGGACGGCGGAGCTTGCCAAGAAGAATCGCGACCTGGAAACGCTGCTCTATGTGACCTCGCATGACCTGCGGGAGCCGTTGCGCTCGATCGAGAATTTCTCGCATATGGTGCATGACCGCTACGCCGATCGTCTTGACGAGACAGGGCAGGACTTTCTGCGCCGCGTCGTCCGTGGGGCCAAGCGGATGGACCAGTTGCTTGCCGACATCCTGGCGCTGTCGCGCGCGCAGCGCATGGAGACCCCGGCCGAAGAGGTCGACGGTAACACCATCGTGCGGGAAGTCCTTCGGCGACTTGACCACGTGATCAAGGAAACCGGCGCGACGATGCGGGTCGCGCCGGACCTGCCCAGGCTGCGGGTCAACGCCACCTGGGTGACGCACGGGGTCTACAACCTGGTTGCGAACGCGCTGAAATTTACGCGCGCCGGTGAGGCTCCCGATATCGAGATTGCCTCCTATCAGCCCAAACCGGATGAGAAGGTCGTCGGCATCGTGGTTCGAGACCGAGGGCCAGGGGTCGCGCCGGAGCATGCGGAGCGTATCTTTCAACTCTTCCAGCGGGCTGTCGGGCGAGAAGTCGAAGGGACCGGAGCGGGGCTGGCCATCGTGCGGCAGGTCGCCGAACGGCATGGCGGGCGAGCCTGGGTGCAGCCGCGTGAGGGTGGCGGCTCGGAGTTCATTCTCACGTTTGGAACTCCCGGCTGA
- a CDS encoding response regulator, which translates to MKDQPVEILLVEDNEDDIVLTREAFTEAKLVNVINTVRDGEEALAYLRREGRYKVARAPGLILLDINMPKKNGFEVLEAMKADPSLRSLPVVMLTTSEREEDVVRSYADGACSYIRKPVDLDQFVGVVKQFELYWTLVSTIPSSGR; encoded by the coding sequence ATGAAGGATCAACCGGTGGAGATCCTGCTTGTAGAGGACAACGAAGACGACATCGTCCTGACCAGGGAAGCGTTCACCGAGGCCAAGCTGGTGAACGTCATCAACACGGTTCGCGACGGAGAGGAGGCGTTGGCCTACCTGCGGCGCGAAGGCAGGTACAAGGTGGCCAGGGCTCCGGGATTGATCCTGTTGGACATCAACATGCCGAAGAAAAACGGCTTTGAAGTGCTCGAGGCCATGAAAGCCGACCCCTCCCTGCGGTCGCTGCCTGTGGTCATGCTGACGACAAGCGAACGCGAGGAAGACGTCGTACGTTCCTACGCCGACGGCGCCTGTTCCTATATTCGGAAGCCCGTAGACCTCGATCAGTTTGTCGGCGTGGTCAAACAGTTTGAGCTGTACTGGACGTTGGTTTCCACAATCCCTTCCTCGGGGAGGTGA
- a CDS encoding response regulator, protein MRVLLIEDNEDDAYLIKESLSEGKGGDYALEWTDRLRRGLKKLTEGHFDVVLLDLSLPDSQGLDTFDQARALAQDIPLVVITGLDDEGLAVQAMRKGAQDYLVKGQLGGDVLVRAIRYAIERKQAEAALRISEARLAEAQRMAHIGNWEWDLLANRVWWSDETYRIFGLDPAGLEMNYDAFLTYIHPEDRGRVRMVVETARHDRKPYQHEYRIVRPDGTERMVHGQGELRLDDTGRPVRLVGTVQDITERKQAEKALQESEAQLRQAQKMESIGRLAGGIAHDFNNLLTVINSYSAMLLGDIGFDSPLRNGIEQIKEAGHRAALLTRQLLAFSRQQVLEPKVLDLNAVVTNISKLLRRLIGEDIELVICADPSLGRVKADPGQIEQVIMNLAVNARDAMPKGGQLTIETMNVELGEAYPLKPASVEPGRYVMLAVSDTGCGMGAETQARIFEPFFSTKELGKGTGLGLSTVYGIVKQSGGYIWVYSELGKGTVFKIYLPRVEDPSELSEPIPAQVAVGGGSETILLVEDDEMVRVLTRTILQMRGYALLEARNAKEALHLAEEHSGPIHLLLTDTVMPGLSGPELAERVASVRPDMNVLYMSGYTDKAMAHDYGREPRPAFLQKPFTPEALARKVREVLDSSKSRPS, encoded by the coding sequence ATGCGGGTGCTTCTGATCGAAGACAATGAGGACGATGCCTATCTCATCAAGGAGTCGTTGTCGGAGGGGAAAGGGGGCGACTATGCTCTCGAGTGGACCGATCGATTGCGCAGAGGCCTGAAAAAGCTCACGGAAGGCCACTTCGACGTGGTGCTCTTGGACCTCTCCTTGCCCGACAGCCAGGGGCTCGACACGTTCGACCAGGCGCGCGCCCTGGCTCAAGACATTCCGCTGGTGGTGATCACGGGCCTGGATGACGAGGGATTGGCCGTTCAGGCCATGCGCAAGGGTGCGCAGGACTATCTGGTCAAGGGGCAGTTGGGCGGCGACGTGCTCGTGCGGGCCATCCGGTATGCCATCGAACGGAAACAGGCGGAGGCGGCGTTGCGGATCAGCGAAGCGAGGCTGGCGGAAGCCCAGCGGATGGCCCACATCGGCAACTGGGAGTGGGATCTTCTCGCGAACCGTGTGTGGTGGTCCGATGAGACGTACCGTATCTTCGGATTGGATCCGGCCGGACTCGAGATGAACTACGACGCCTTTCTGACCTATATTCATCCGGAAGATCGCGGGCGTGTGCGCATGGTCGTCGAGACTGCCAGACACGATCGAAAGCCCTACCAGCATGAATACCGCATCGTCCGCCCGGACGGCACGGAACGCATGGTGCACGGGCAGGGAGAACTCCGGCTGGATGACACCGGGAGACCGGTCCGCCTGGTCGGCACCGTGCAAGACATCACCGAGAGGAAGCAAGCCGAGAAAGCGTTGCAGGAGAGCGAAGCGCAGCTTCGCCAGGCCCAGAAGATGGAGAGCATCGGCCGCTTGGCCGGAGGCATCGCGCATGATTTCAACAACCTCCTGACCGTGATCAACAGCTATAGCGCCATGCTGTTGGGGGACATCGGGTTTGACAGCCCGTTGCGGAATGGGATCGAGCAGATCAAGGAAGCCGGCCATCGAGCCGCGCTGCTGACCCGGCAACTGCTCGCCTTCAGTCGCCAGCAGGTCCTGGAACCGAAGGTGCTGGACCTCAACGCGGTCGTGACGAATATCTCGAAACTTCTGCGCCGGTTGATCGGCGAGGACATCGAACTGGTCATTTGCGCCGACCCGTCCTTGGGACGGGTGAAGGCCGATCCCGGACAGATCGAGCAAGTGATCATGAACCTGGCCGTGAATGCGAGGGACGCGATGCCGAAGGGCGGCCAGTTGACCATCGAAACCATGAATGTCGAACTGGGTGAGGCCTATCCGTTGAAACCGGCCTCGGTCGAGCCGGGTCGGTACGTGATGCTGGCGGTCAGCGACACGGGTTGCGGGATGGGTGCGGAGACCCAGGCCCGTATCTTCGAACCCTTCTTCAGCACCAAGGAACTGGGGAAGGGGACCGGGTTGGGATTGTCCACGGTTTATGGGATCGTCAAACAGAGCGGCGGCTACATCTGGGTCTATAGCGAGTTGGGCAAGGGCACCGTCTTCAAAATCTATCTGCCGCGCGTTGAAGATCCATCCGAATTGTCCGAGCCGATTCCGGCTCAGGTCGCCGTGGGCGGCGGTTCGGAAACCATTCTCCTGGTCGAAGACGACGAAATGGTTCGGGTCCTGACGCGCACGATCCTCCAGATGCGCGGGTATGCGCTCCTCGAAGCGCGGAACGCCAAGGAAGCGCTTCACCTCGCCGAGGAACACAGCGGGCCGATCCACCTGCTCTTGACCGATACCGTCATGCCGGGATTGAGCGGCCCGGAGTTGGCCGAACGCGTGGCGTCTGTTCGGCCTGACATGAACGTGTTGTACATGTCTGGGTATACGGATAAAGCAATGGCCCACGACTACGGCCGAGAACCTCGCCCCGCTTTTCTCCAGAAGCCGTTCACCCCTGAGGCTCTGGCGCGCAAGGTGCGAGAGGTGCTCGATTCATCGAAGTCCCGACCAAGCTGA
- the rpmB gene encoding 50S ribosomal protein L28, protein MAFACEICGKRHQSGHNVSHANNKTKRVFNPNLQRVRALINGAAKHIRVCTRCLRTGLVKKAL, encoded by the coding sequence GTGGCTTTTGCGTGTGAGATCTGCGGCAAGCGACACCAGTCCGGACATAACGTCAGTCACGCCAACAATAAGACCAAGCGGGTCTTCAATCCGAATCTCCAGCGCGTCCGCGCGCTGATCAACGGCGCCGCCAAGCATATTCGCGTGTGCACCCGCTGCCTCCGCACCGGCCTGGTCAAGAAGGCCCTCTGA
- a CDS encoding cobalamin-binding protein, translating into MKKRRPQGILTGMPFMANVTARTFVDDLGRKLYLAKTPGRIVSLAPSITEMLFSIGAEDLVVGVTQFCDYPPEALRKPKVGYAHPNIESIVALEPDLVVAPREFLRADVLAKLDQLKIPALILEAKTVEDIPSHIQTLGRVLNREPAANAVATDLRQHLARIKSRAESLPRVRVLYVLNSQPLITVGPGSFIHQLIGLAGGSNIAADSGEPYPRLNMEAVLQEDPEVLVFPVGKAEGIPESEQQVWTRWTTLTAVKRGRLHRIPADLLNRPGPRIVQGLESLLNIIHPEAAESASAARP; encoded by the coding sequence ATGAAGAAACGACGACCGCAAGGCATCCTGACCGGCATGCCGTTCATGGCGAATGTCACCGCCCGGACGTTCGTCGATGATCTGGGCCGCAAGCTCTATCTGGCCAAGACGCCCGGCCGGATCGTCTCCCTCGCGCCCAGTATTACCGAGATGCTGTTTTCGATCGGCGCGGAGGATCTGGTCGTCGGGGTGACGCAGTTCTGCGACTATCCGCCGGAAGCCCTGCGGAAGCCCAAGGTCGGGTATGCTCATCCGAACATCGAGTCCATCGTCGCGCTGGAGCCCGATCTGGTGGTGGCGCCGCGCGAGTTCCTCCGGGCCGATGTCCTCGCCAAATTGGACCAGTTGAAAATTCCCGCGCTTATTCTGGAGGCCAAGACGGTCGAGGATATTCCGTCGCACATTCAGACGTTGGGACGGGTGCTCAACCGCGAGCCGGCCGCGAATGCGGTGGCGACGGATTTGCGACAGCACCTCGCCCGAATCAAGAGTCGAGCGGAATCGCTCCCTCGGGTGCGTGTGCTGTACGTGCTGAACAGCCAGCCGCTGATCACCGTCGGGCCGGGGAGCTTCATCCACCAATTGATCGGGCTGGCCGGAGGCTCGAACATCGCCGCCGACAGCGGCGAGCCCTATCCCCGCCTCAACATGGAAGCGGTGTTGCAGGAAGATCCCGAAGTGCTGGTCTTTCCCGTCGGCAAAGCCGAAGGCATTCCCGAGAGCGAGCAACAAGTCTGGACACGGTGGACGACGCTGACGGCGGTGAAGCGCGGCCGGCTCCACCGGATTCCCGCCGATCTGCTCAATCGCCCGGGTCCGCGGATCGTGCAAGGCCTGGAATCGCTCCTCAACATCATCCACCCGGAGGCTGCGGAATCCGCGTCCGCCGCTCGGCCATGA
- a CDS encoding iron ABC transporter permease, protein MLTLSVTGVALFLICLQFGAQYVGLGEIVRVLIRALGDGQVDRESVGTTGVILLQVRLPRVLLGLFVGSSLAAVGAALQALLRNPLADPYVLGVSSGAALGASLAMLLGIGTTVLTLSALPLCGFAGGLLSLVVVYRLAASYGRLPVHSLLLAGVILNAIFTALIMFVTSIMEPNRSAGMMSWLMGTLTAPAYPALAVLTAYLAVGITALMRQAQVLNLMTLGDESARALGVDTERAKKLIYVIAALMTGAVVSVSGMIGFVGMVIPHAVRLILGADHRLLLPASALVGGMYLMVADTVARTLLAPAEVPVGIVTALAGGPFFMYLLVWRKDQLA, encoded by the coding sequence ATGTTGACGCTCTCGGTCACCGGCGTGGCCTTGTTTCTTATCTGCCTGCAGTTCGGGGCGCAATACGTCGGGTTGGGCGAGATCGTTCGCGTGCTGATTCGAGCGCTGGGGGACGGGCAGGTCGATCGTGAGTCGGTCGGCACCACCGGCGTGATTCTGCTTCAGGTCCGGTTGCCGCGCGTGCTTCTTGGCCTCTTCGTCGGGAGCAGCCTGGCGGCGGTCGGCGCGGCCTTGCAGGCGCTGCTGCGGAATCCGCTCGCCGATCCGTATGTCCTGGGTGTCTCAAGCGGGGCGGCGCTGGGCGCGTCGCTCGCGATGCTGCTGGGCATCGGGACCACGGTCTTGACGCTGTCCGCGCTCCCGCTGTGCGGGTTCGCCGGAGGCCTGCTGTCCCTGGTGGTCGTCTATCGCCTCGCGGCATCGTACGGCCGTTTGCCGGTTCACAGTCTCCTGCTGGCCGGGGTGATCCTGAATGCGATCTTCACCGCGTTGATTATGTTCGTGACATCAATCATGGAGCCGAACCGTTCGGCGGGCATGATGTCGTGGTTAATGGGAACGCTGACGGCGCCGGCTTATCCGGCCTTGGCCGTCCTCACGGCGTATCTCGCGGTGGGGATCACCGCGCTGATGCGGCAGGCCCAGGTTCTCAATCTGATGACGCTGGGCGACGAATCCGCGCGGGCGCTGGGCGTGGACACGGAGCGGGCCAAGAAACTGATCTATGTGATCGCCGCCCTGATGACCGGCGCCGTCGTCTCCGTCAGCGGCATGATCGGATTCGTCGGCATGGTGATCCCGCACGCAGTGCGTCTGATTCTGGGGGCCGACCATCGGCTCCTCCTGCCGGCGTCGGCGCTGGTGGGCGGCATGTACCTGATGGTCGCCGACACCGTGGCGCGGACCCTGCTGGCTCCGGCGGAGGTGCCGGTCGGGATCGTCACGGCGCTGGCCGGGGGACCGTTCTTTATGTATCTCTTGGTGTGGCGGAAAGATCAGTTGGCGTGA
- a CDS encoding ABC transporter ATP-binding protein: MNQPTNECFSGMESGRAAVSDDDRNDAVCAFEVLGLRFRYSSPFGRSAHQWTLDNLSFQVTAGEIFGVVGPNGSGKTSLLKVMAKMLRPAHGHVRLFGQDMQRLSQREVARLLALVPQESLQVFPFTVAQTVLMGRYPHRRESAWTAGFGWDTPDDIALAEQAMAEMDIAHLAGRLITELSGGERQRTVIARALVQAPRVLLLDEPTAFLDLQHQIAICSIVRRLSAERGLTVVLVSHDLNLAGQYCDRILMLKDGALFRLGTPSEVIRPEVLRAVYGCDVLVDRHPESGRPRITLPMHGERDT; this comes from the coding sequence ATGAACCAGCCGACGAACGAATGCTTTTCCGGTATGGAATCCGGCCGGGCGGCGGTCTCCGATGACGATCGGAACGATGCCGTGTGCGCGTTCGAGGTCCTGGGGCTTCGTTTCCGCTACTCATCCCCCTTCGGTCGGTCGGCTCATCAGTGGACGCTCGACAATCTTTCCTTCCAGGTGACGGCCGGCGAGATCTTCGGCGTGGTCGGACCGAATGGGTCCGGCAAGACCTCCCTGCTCAAAGTCATGGCGAAGATGCTGCGTCCGGCTCACGGCCATGTTCGGCTATTTGGCCAAGACATGCAGCGGTTGTCCCAACGGGAGGTTGCGCGACTGCTCGCGCTCGTCCCGCAAGAGAGCCTTCAGGTCTTTCCCTTCACCGTCGCGCAGACCGTCTTGATGGGGCGCTATCCGCATCGGCGGGAAAGCGCGTGGACCGCCGGATTCGGATGGGATACGCCGGACGATATCGCGCTGGCGGAACAGGCGATGGCGGAGATGGACATCGCCCATTTGGCCGGTCGATTGATCACGGAGCTGTCTGGCGGCGAACGCCAACGAACGGTCATCGCGCGAGCTCTGGTGCAGGCACCGCGTGTGTTGCTGCTCGATGAGCCGACCGCGTTTCTCGATCTGCAGCACCAGATCGCGATCTGTTCGATCGTGCGTCGCCTGAGCGCGGAGCGGGGGCTGACCGTCGTGCTTGTCTCGCACGACTTGAACCTGGCCGGCCAATATTGCGATCGAATCCTGATGTTGAAGGACGGGGCGTTGTTCCGGCTCGGAACGCCTTCCGAGGTGATCAGACCGGAGGTCCTGCGCGCGGTTTACGGCTGCGATGTGCTGGTCGATCGGCATCCGGAATCAGGCCGTCCGCGCATCACACTGCCAATGCACGGGGAACGTGATACGTAA
- a CDS encoding TonB-dependent receptor, with the protein MFSWRSICVGSVLLVLNLLWGGIPAGAGEEQQEAAQAGSEPMVKTETVVISATKTPVPVSQVTSAVEVITEEDLQRQKFKTVVDALRLAQGLAVFSSGGPGTNATARIRGGSSAQTLVLIDGAIVNSPTLGEYNLANLTVDNIERIEILRGAQSMLWGSDAMGGVINIITKKGSGTPAAGGFIEYGSFGSIREGGQVSGKKGPVDFSMTLSRWDFTGFSAVNYRRGAAERDAYRNWQASSRVGIDLPTDGRVDLTFRWMNGDIHLDNISTPSDVFGSKIRSHEFIFSGSYDQPLTAWWSQKITLARAQDASLFLPGTLQRNVTTGALSVPFGTPNETRVLSNRIEVQENFKIGEPLLLTAGYQLRDQQGENDTGLANKIIASHAGFAQAQLELWERVFATAGVRHDSYNVFGDATTYRVTGGYLLKETGTKVRGSYATGFRAPTLNQLFFSNFGNPNLGPEKSQSMDVGVDQDLLGRRLRLSGGFFWNRYRDLIVTTFDPVVCAPFSTFGFCPINVGDVSTKGWEAGFVYVYESDRPFLKGLDLQGQYTNTLTRDLDTHRRLPRWPVDQWSVTVGYVPVAPLRVTLNGRYVGSRFNTTGDRQGMRAFDVWTLIATYDVSKRVQIYGRVDNLFDEKYEEILNAGTAVRSVFAGMRVSYDLK; encoded by the coding sequence ATGTTTTCGTGGAGGAGTATTTGCGTCGGGAGTGTCCTGCTTGTGCTGAATCTGTTGTGGGGAGGAATACCCGCCGGCGCCGGCGAGGAGCAGCAGGAGGCTGCGCAAGCGGGTTCAGAGCCGATGGTGAAGACCGAAACCGTCGTGATCAGCGCGACGAAGACGCCGGTGCCGGTCAGCCAGGTGACGAGCGCCGTCGAAGTCATCACGGAAGAGGATCTTCAGAGACAAAAATTTAAAACCGTGGTGGACGCTTTGCGGCTGGCGCAGGGGCTCGCGGTGTTTTCCAGCGGCGGTCCGGGAACGAACGCCACGGCTCGGATCCGCGGCGGAAGCTCGGCTCAGACGCTGGTGCTCATCGACGGCGCGATCGTCAACAGTCCGACGCTGGGCGAATATAACCTGGCCAACCTGACCGTCGACAATATCGAGCGGATCGAGATCCTTCGCGGCGCCCAGAGCATGCTGTGGGGGTCGGACGCCATGGGCGGCGTCATCAACATCATCACCAAAAAAGGCTCCGGGACGCCGGCGGCCGGCGGTTTCATCGAGTACGGGTCTTTCGGGTCGATTCGCGAGGGCGGTCAGGTCAGCGGCAAGAAGGGGCCGGTCGATTTCAGCATGACGCTGTCCCGGTGGGATTTCACCGGCTTCTCGGCGGTGAACTACCGGCGGGGGGCGGCCGAACGGGACGCGTACCGCAACTGGCAGGCCTCCTCCCGCGTCGGGATCGACCTTCCGACGGACGGCAGGGTGGATTTGACCTTTCGCTGGATGAACGGCGACATCCATCTCGACAACATCTCGACGCCCAGCGACGTCTTCGGATCAAAGATACGCAGTCATGAGTTTATTTTCAGCGGCAGCTATGACCAACCCCTGACCGCGTGGTGGTCGCAGAAAATCACGCTGGCCCGCGCGCAGGACGCGTCGCTGTTTTTGCCCGGCACGCTTCAACGGAATGTCACCACCGGCGCGCTCAGCGTGCCGTTCGGCACTCCCAATGAAACGCGCGTTCTGTCCAACCGGATCGAAGTGCAGGAGAATTTCAAGATCGGGGAACCGCTGCTTCTCACGGCCGGCTATCAACTGCGGGATCAACAAGGCGAAAACGATACGGGTCTGGCGAACAAAATCATCGCCTCTCATGCCGGGTTCGCTCAGGCTCAGCTCGAGCTGTGGGAACGGGTGTTCGCCACGGCCGGCGTGCGGCACGACAGCTACAACGTGTTCGGCGATGCGACGACGTATCGAGTGACCGGCGGGTATCTGCTGAAGGAGACCGGGACGAAAGTCCGCGGCAGCTATGCGACCGGGTTCCGCGCGCCGACCTTGAATCAGCTCTTCTTTTCCAATTTCGGGAATCCGAATCTGGGTCCGGAGAAAAGTCAGAGCATGGATGTCGGAGTCGATCAGGATCTCCTGGGAAGGCGGCTTCGCCTCAGCGGCGGCTTTTTCTGGAACCGGTACCGGGATCTGATCGTCACGACGTTCGATCCGGTCGTGTGCGCTCCCTTCAGCACGTTCGGGTTTTGTCCCATCAACGTCGGGGACGTATCTACCAAAGGATGGGAGGCCGGGTTCGTCTATGTGTACGAGAGCGACCGCCCGTTTCTGAAGGGACTGGACCTGCAGGGCCAATATACCAATACGTTGACGCGGGATCTGGATACGCACCGGCGGCTTCCCCGGTGGCCGGTGGATCAGTGGAGCGTAACGGTCGGGTATGTCCCTGTCGCTCCGCTCCGGGTCACGCTGAACGGGCGCTATGTCGGCTCGCGCTTCAATACCACCGGCGACCGCCAAGGCATGAGGGCGTTTGACGTCTGGACGTTGATCGCCACCTACGACGTCAGCAAGCGCGTTCAAATCTACGGCCGCGTCGATAATCTCTTCGACGAAAAATACGAAGAAATTCTCAACGCCGGGACGGCTGTGCGGTCGGTGTTCGCCGGCATGAGGGTCAGCTACGACCTCAAGTGA
- a CDS encoding cobyrinate a,c-diamide synthase, with product MSGARLVIAGTHSGVGKTTVTLAILAALRARGRRVQPFKAGPDFIDPGHHTAAAGRPSRNLDGWLLGEALNREIFLRAAIDADLSIIEGVMGLFDGASAVSDIGSTAELAKQLAAPVLLVLDGSAMARSAAAMVQGYAQFDPDLRVAGVLFNRVKSQGHYRLLQEAVEAAAEVKVVGYLRPDPALTIPERHLGLTTAVEGGSQEHSERLGLALAETVDLDLVEELAKSAVEEVKGEGVGVRGTEPFSAAASLCIPHPSPCTPHRVRVGVAYDPAFCFYYPENLELLEAQGAELIRFSPMHDERLPEADLVYLGGGYPELHAETLAANAAMRRAIRDYAEQGGAIYAECGGLMYLTEAIRDFDGRAYEMVGVFPAQAVMRRSGLTIGYRRCTVARRCLLGESGLEIRGHEFHHSCLEPTGPLEYACTLTDARGCERRPDGLINGHVVALYTHLHFASQPELPRALIAAARARAALRAP from the coding sequence GTGTCTGGAGCGCGCTTGGTCATCGCCGGCACGCATAGCGGGGTCGGCAAAACGACCGTCACCCTGGCCATCCTGGCGGCTCTGCGAGCGCGGGGCCGCCGGGTCCAGCCGTTCAAGGCCGGGCCGGATTTCATCGACCCCGGCCATCATACGGCCGCGGCCGGACGACCCTCGCGCAATCTGGACGGCTGGCTGCTCGGGGAAGCCCTCAATCGGGAGATCTTCCTGCGCGCCGCGATCGATGCGGACCTGTCGATCATCGAAGGGGTGATGGGCTTGTTCGATGGTGCCTCAGCCGTGAGCGACATCGGCAGCACGGCCGAACTGGCCAAACAATTGGCGGCCCCGGTCTTGCTGGTGCTCGACGGCAGTGCCATGGCCCGGTCGGCGGCGGCGATGGTTCAGGGCTATGCGCAATTCGATCCAGACCTTCGGGTCGCGGGAGTCCTGTTCAATCGGGTCAAGAGCCAAGGTCATTATCGTCTGCTCCAGGAAGCGGTGGAGGCTGCGGCCGAAGTGAAAGTCGTGGGGTATCTGCGACCGGACCCCGCGCTGACTATTCCGGAACGCCATCTCGGCCTGACGACCGCCGTCGAAGGCGGTTCACAGGAACACTCTGAGCGGCTGGGGCTAGCGTTGGCCGAGACGGTGGATCTCGATCTTGTCGAAGAGTTGGCGAAGTCGGCCGTCGAAGAGGTAAAGGGCGAGGGGGTAGGTGTGAGGGGAACGGAACCGTTCTCGGCGGCCGCTTCACTTTGTATCCCTCACCCCTCACCATGTACCCCTCACCGAGTCCGTGTCGGCGTCGCCTACGATCCGGCGTTCTGCTTCTACTATCCTGAGAACCTCGAGTTGTTGGAGGCCCAAGGGGCTGAACTCATTCGGTTCTCGCCGATGCACGACGAGCGGTTGCCAGAGGCGGATCTCGTGTATCTCGGCGGCGGCTATCCGGAGCTGCATGCGGAAACCTTGGCGGCGAATGCGGCGATGCGGCGCGCGATCCGCGACTATGCGGAGCAAGGTGGGGCGATCTATGCGGAGTGCGGAGGCCTCATGTATCTGACGGAAGCGATCAGAGACTTCGACGGTCGCGCGTACGAGATGGTCGGCGTCTTTCCTGCCCAGGCGGTCATGCGGCGGTCCGGGCTTACCATCGGATATCGCCGGTGTACGGTCGCTCGTCGCTGCCTCCTCGGCGAGTCCGGGCTGGAGATTCGAGGGCATGAGTTTCATCACTCCTGTTTGGAGCCGACTGGTCCGCTCGAGTATGCCTGCACGCTGACCGATGCGCGCGGCTGCGAACGCCGTCCGGACGGGCTGATCAACGGTCACGTCGTCGCCCTGTACACCCATCTCCATTTCGCCAGCCAGCCGGAACTTCCGCGCGCGTTGATCGCGGCGGCGCGCGCGAGGGCCGCGCTGCGTGCTCCTTGA